A window of Schistocerca cancellata isolate TAMUIC-IGC-003103 chromosome 1, iqSchCanc2.1, whole genome shotgun sequence genomic DNA:
CAAGTATTAAACTAAACGCAAAAACTGTAACAAGTGCTATTGTGGGAAGTATGGAATAGTATTTTGCCTCATTTTTAATGAACAGTGATTTGAATTCTAGCTTAAGGGACACAAGAAATTCTGTGCACAGAAAACCAAGTCCTCAGCAGTTCCCATTGCCCATTAGAGAATTTGTATCTCTGTAACGATGTCAAGTTAAGAGTATAAAAGAATAACTCAAAAATTATGGTTATTTACTTACTTTTCACATTGTCTACAGCAGCATATATGGGATCATAAGGCTGTAGATTCGTGTAGATATTTGAAACACTCAAACGACTTTTAACAAATTGCAAATTAATTTCAACCGGTTTTCACTAGTCTTCAGACCCTGTTGGTTTGGAGCTATCACTGCAGTTCGCCTACAGACTTATCCAGCCAAATCGTATGAAGCATGTCCAATAGCACAAGTAATTATAGCAACAATTTCCGTAGTTTACATGTATGTAGTTCAGTAGttcccgccggccgttgtgaccgagcggctctaggcgctacagtctggaaccgcgtgaccgctacggtcacaggttcgaatcctacctcgggcatggatgtgtgtgatgcccttaggttagttaggtttaagtagttctaagttctaggggactgatgacctcagaagttaagtcccatagtgctcagagccatttgtaaccaTTTGTCAGTAGTTCCCGATGTAATTCCTGCTCGTTATCTTCGTGACGTAATGTGAGCTGTTGGTGGAAGACTCCTACAGGGCATTAATTGCACTGAAACACGGTTATGGATGCACCTAGCAAAGAATCTTAGCTGCGGCATCCTTATGGTGGACATGAGGATGCGTACTCGTTTTTCTATCAAATAATGGTCTACTGGGATCCTCCGACGACATCCCACATCATTGCATGAAGATAATGAGCAGAAATTACTTCAAACTATTGCAGAACGACATCGGCAGTTTGCGACACAGTGCCCGAGTGTCTTAACACTAGTGTTAACCTGTTTCATACAGCGGACCATTTGAAAGTATCTTAGttaaaattatctttaaaagtgaaagtgtctaaccaaaattgtttcctttttttgtgaAAGTGTCAATGATAGgattgttccaaattaattattcaacaaaccttcatctgactgcgtctgtgaacttgttcctTACACTCCTCTATTTTGACAGATGTGCAAGGAGAATagtgccgtttgtgcaatggcattaagatggtactgaaaaattaacttttggccctgatgtttacttaatgaaattatgtcTTGACTTGAATAacgccagttgtgcaatggcataaaattagttatttgaaataactttgctctgataacgttcgtcataccaaaatcgatttcaaaccatgaattgCACATATATATTgtatagaggcctcattttctttacgttctttcattggtgggtagaTTTACTTTACTAcacattttcatattcagtacaaggaaaggatgtggattatgattcaggctgttagatttaaacacaatgttgatctcaatatacattttgttaatattttaagtcatacacaaaacctaccatttccaacatttttgtagcacgaatcactcttacaacaaattttacaaaacgcttactgtgtcaaactTTGGatatacaaatcctaactctgaacattatctaagaaaaaccattttgaaatgattatatatcttctcCCATTTATGTGCTAAAGTTGTCTTAGGGCAACTGCACAGCGAGCGCgactcctaccttaaagctgtccgCACacatctgcttcctccgggcacctagctgcgactcccgagttttttactgcgcgcgcccggctctcttaaccatcaaagatcctcctactcggttaaaggcgctgcagtctggagccgcaagaccgctacggtcgcaggttcgaatcctgcgcccgaatctcgtggtcgtgcggtagcgttccctcttcccacgcctgggttcccgggttcgattcccggcggggtcagggattttctctgcctcgtgatggctgggtgttgtgtgatgtccttaggttagttaggtttaagtagttctaagttctaggggactgatgaccatagatgttaagtcccatagtgctcagagccatttcgaatcctgcctcgggcatggatgtttgtgatgtccttaggttagttaggtttaactagttctaagttctaggggactcatgacctcagcagttgagtcccatagtgttcagagccatcctcctactcaaagatattatactcattccaccttgcggttggcaactaccggctttattttctggatctaccctgatcagaccttagcacataacTTTCACATTTATGTGATTGAAGATGTTTGTTGATGTCGTCTAGTGTAGAGCAAAGAAGTCGGGTGTTTCATCACATTGAGACgtttcaaattctttttttttttttttagacttgttACGTGCCAGAGTTAACAATAGAGAACttggaatgggtgaaccatggccgaacacagcttcGAGAGAGAAGCGGTTGACCTGGAGGGACGACAGGTCTTGAGCACCAAGTAATTGTCAGAGAGGCGCTCAGAGCCCAGgagtcatcattatcatcgatccgacctgcaactggtgcttcagtggccaaaaggaccattaataggcgaccCAAAGCTCccggcgccccttgcgccgactgccattgacctctgtacaccaacaaaccagtctgcagtggtgttggccacattcagcctggaatctcattgactagcactgtcttcagtgatgagtcccgcttcgaattgagccatgCTGACCAGCGAAGACTCCTCAGACAGCGTTGGGATACCAAGCTAACTGTCGGCCGCCATACAGCCTGACAATCAGATGTCATGGTCGGgggttcatagcaggaccctttttaTTGTGGTCCATGGCGgctttacagcacagcgatacatcgacgatattctacaccctgttttgttgcctttcGTGACCAGCCATTCagggcttacatttctgcaagacgTCCACCTGGGCATGGCttcagtttctactgcttatcttcgtgcttactaaacactaccttggccagcaaggtcatcggatctctcccaaagtgagaacgtttggagcattatcggcaggGCCCTTCaagcagctcaggattttgaccaaTTGGagagaatatggcacgatatccctcaggagaacattcaacaactctatcaatcaatgtcaagccgaataactgcatgcataagggccagagttggaccaacgcgttaatgacttgctcagtttgtgaagctttttctcttgaataaatcatcaaattcttcctgaaattgtaatcatctgtttgcgtgtacatgtacatcacatctaccgatttccgatccattcggataattccttcgtggtgctttgcTTTTTTTGCCTCAGAGCATGCATAATGAAATATTGGTAATATTTTTAGTTTTCGTTTATTAGTACGCCGGCGCTCACAGTGTTGTTGTAAAACAGAAAGAAGTTTTTTTGATCAGGATACCTGCATCATTTTCGCattttcatgtaataaaatttaaatctaacttaaataaAAGTATGGCATATGCACAAGTACTGATACCGTAATGTTGTAATCGATTAATCCAAATACTTCAACAAATGTGTGGTTTTCTTTCTCATATTACTAATATATTCGAATGACAGTTTTAGACCTTAGTAAGTGTGCCTTCGGGGAAACATACAAGGAAGTACACGGCATGTAATCCATATCAATGAATTATGCCATACAAAATTAGTCAACCTAAGAGCTAAACGCTTACAACATGTTAATGGAACTCATGCCCTGaaatgcagcagcagcagtactagTTAGCACGCTGATGTTTAAATTGACTTCTTTTTTTCACAGAGTCGCTGATCAACATGTGCCACGGTACCTTCATGGGTTGGCCTGGGACGACTCTGCCAGTCCTTGAGGCAGAAGATTCGCCGCTTCCACTTACCGCCGACGAGGGCTCTTGGCTCGCGTCCATCAACTCACTCACCATGCTGGTGGCCATATTCGCCACTGGCTACGCCGTTGACGTTGTGGGACGTAAGAAAGTGTTGCTGTTCGGAGCCGGACCTCTGGTTCATCAGGTGGGTGATGGTGGCGTTCGCCAATTCTTACGGAATGCTGCTCGCAGCTCGAGCGATTGGTAGCTTGGGTGGCGGCCCCATCATCACGGCCTTGCCAGTGTTTCTGTGTGAAATAGCTGACACCGACGTAAGGGGGACGCTAATTGTGATCCACTACTTCCTCATGCAGTGTGGCTACCTGCTCGTGTACAGCATTGGGCCGTACCTGTCCGTCACCACTGTTGCTCTCATCTGCGCCTCAGTTCCGATCATTTTCGTCTTGACATTCATCTGGATGCCGGAGTCACCATACTTCTTTCTCAAGCAACATAGAGAAGCGGAAGCTTTGAAGTGTCTCGAAAGATTCAAAGGTCAGCTGACAAGGGACGAACTCAAGTCTGAGCTGGAGTCGATGTATCAAGCTATAAGGGAGAAACAACAAAGTAAAGGAAAGTTGAAAGATGTCATCTTGGTGTCTGTGCACCGCAGGACGTTGCTCTTAGCGGTAGGGTTCATTCTGTTCCAGATGTCGTCTGGATCGATAGCTCTCGCCACGTACACGACGTACATATTTGAGAAGAGCGGAAGCGAACTCGACTCGAACATCTCTTCCATTATCCTGACGGCCGTCACGCTTGGGGCAAACGTCATGTCGTCGCTGGTCGTCGAGAGGTTCGATCGGCGGCCCTTCTGCATGGCGTCTTTCTCAGTGTGCGCCATCTGTCTGGCCGCAGAGGGAGCTTATTTCTACGTCGACGACATCTATGGAGACGTGCCTACTGCATTCGACTGGGTGCCGCTCGCCGGAATGATTGGATTCAGtgtaagaaaataatgaaaagggAAACGTTTCGTTCAAGGTGTAGGCAGGAATTTTTAATTACTGCCTCGAAAAACCAAGCTGCGTTCACAAAACTTGGTTCTTCTCAACATGTTCACCCTTCAGTGCCCAGAGAGGGAGacattgtagaagtctgcattttggctattCAGAAACGTTCCGCTTCGCAAATCCCCTAGTTAT
This region includes:
- the LOC126093320 gene encoding facilitated trehalose transporter Tret1-like; protein product: MVAFANSYGMLLAARAIGSLGGGPIITALPVFLCEIADTDVRGTLIVIHYFLMQCGYLLVYSIGPYLSVTTVALICASVPIIFVLTFIWMPESPYFFLKQHREAEALKCLERFKGQLTRDELKSELESMYQAIREKQQSKGKLKDVILVSVHRRTLLLAVGFILFQMSSGSIALATYTTYIFEKSGSELDSNISSIILTAVTLGANVMSSLVVERFDRRPFCMASFSVCAICLAAEGAYFYVDDIYGDVPTAFDWVPLAGMIGFSVRK